The DNA segment TTATGTGCAATATTACTCGGGCGGACACAGATTGATTTGCGAGAAAAATATTTATATACTTCTTAAAGTCTAATCATATTATTATGGATATCAAAACTTTTTCAGGCGATTTTTCAGAACTAGGGAAACAACAGGGAAAAATATATTCCAAGAATAGAATGTCTTTTAAGAATGTAAAAATAAATCCCAAAATTTATGAAAACCAACTTAGAGTCTATAAAAAATATTATCCAGAGATACTTCAGGAATTAGAAGCAATGGCCGAAGCAGGAAATTTTGACAAAGACAAATTAATTTATCAATTTATCTGCAACGAAATTTTATTGATAACTAATAAGCTTAATTTGGATAAAGCTTGTACTATTTTTGGGGTTAATAACAAAAATGGAATTTTTATTGGAAGAAATTACGATTGGATTCCAGGGACTGAGAAATTTTTTGAAGCGTATAAGTTTAACAATCCTAAAAGAAATTCATTTATTGCAGTAACAGACATGGCATATGGAGCTGAAGCAGGAACTAAAAAAGAGAACTTATTTTATAACGTAGATGATGCCATAAATGATAATGGTTTGTTTATTGGATTAACATTTGCGTATAGTGATGACTGGTCTTATGGATTAAATTGTATTCACATGACTAAACTCATTGCTGAAACCTGCTCAACAACTGAAGAAGCAATAAAAGTTTTTGAAAAAGTCCCTTTATGTGGTCCTAAAAACTTTTTTATTGCAGATAAAAATGGAAATATGGTGGTAGTTGAGCACACATCCAAAAAATTTAAAATAATTTATCCTAAAGAGGATGTTTTAATCCAAACAAACCATTATGTTGATACTGAATTAGCAAATGAAGATTTTGTGTTGAAAAAAGTTCCCTATCACAACACATTTATTAGATATTATGAAACGCTTCAAAAAATAAATTTCAAGAAAAGTAAATTCCTGTTTTCAGATATAATCACAGTTCTTGGAACTCCAAATTCGTACACTTGTCAAAATTTCCCAGGAATAAAAACTATTTGGACTCTTGC comes from the Patescibacteria group bacterium genome and includes:
- a CDS encoding C45 family peptidase, which encodes MDIKTFSGDFSELGKQQGKIYSKNRMSFKNVKINPKIYENQLRVYKKYYPEILQELEAMAEAGNFDKDKLIYQFICNEILLITNKLNLDKACTIFGVNNKNGIFIGRNYDWIPGTEKFFEAYKFNNPKRNSFIAVTDMAYGAEAGTKKENLFYNVDDAINDNGLFIGLTFAYSDDWSYGLNCIHMTKLIAETCSTTEEAIKVFEKVPLCGPKNFFIADKNGNMVVVEHTSKKFKIIYPKEDVLIQTNHYVDTELANEDFVLKKVPYHNTFIRYYETLQKINFKKSKFLFSDIITVLGTPNSYTCQNFPGIKTIWTLALDMKNQKYKLFWDLFGKRKEKVLKI